The proteins below come from a single Cannabis sativa cultivar Pink pepper isolate KNU-18-1 chromosome 3, ASM2916894v1, whole genome shotgun sequence genomic window:
- the LOC133035590 gene encoding short integuments 2, mitochondrial produces the protein MGVKKLLNKGLGEMGFNAGGGVINWFPGHMAAASRAIRNRLKQADLVLEVRDARIPLSSANQDLQSHLSAKRRVIALNKKDLANPNIMPKWVRHFESFQQDCIPINAHSKTSVKKLLEVVEFKLKEAILKEPTLLVMVVGVPNVGKSALINSIHQIASSYFPVQGKNKRATVGPLPGVTQDIAGFKIAHQPSIYVLDTPGVLVPSIPDIETGLKLALAGSVKDSVVGEERIAQYLLAVLNTRRTPFHWKHWNNRRAEGIQYDAAETVEHSLKDLRSRRKTLDKSSVRYIEDIVAEVQHALYLSVSEFNGNLEDENDLECLIEQQFETLQKALKIPHKASEARLMVSKKFLTLFRTGKLGPFILDDVPDS, from the exons ATGGGTGTAAAGAAATTACTTAACAAGGGTTTAGGAGAAATGGGCTTTAACGCCGGCGGCGGTGTCATCAATTGGTTCCCTGGTCACATGGCTGCAGCTTCCCGCGCCATTAGAAATCGACTCAAGCAAGCTGACCTTGTCCTTGAGGTACGCGATGCTCGAATACCCTTGTCCTCTGCTAATCAGGATCTTCAATCTCATCTCTCTGCTAAAAGACGTGTTATTGCTCTCAATAAGAAGGACCTTGCCAATCCCAATATCATGCCG AAATGGGTTCGTCATTTTGAATCGTTTCAACAAGATTGTATACCCATTAATGCACACAGTAAGACTTCAGTTAAGAAG CTTCTTGAGGTTGTGGAGTTTAAATTGAAAGAAGCCATTTTGAAAGAGCCAACTTTGCTTGTTATGGTTGTTGGGGTTCCTAATGTTGGAAAATCTGCTTTGATAAATTCCATACATCAAATTGCCTCGTCTTATTTTCCTG TTCAAGGGAAGAATAAGAGAGCAACTGTTGGTCCTCTGCCTGGTGTTACTCAAGATATTGCTGGTTTTAAG aTTGCTCATCAGCCGAGCATATATGTATTGGACACTCCCGGTGTACTGGTTCCAAGTATCCCAGATATAGAGACAGGATTAAAGCTTGCTCTTGCAG GGTCTGTGAAAGATTCAGTGGTTGGAGAAGAGCGTATTGCCCAGTACTTACTTGCAGTGTTAAATACCCGACGGACTCCTTTTCATTGGAAGCACTGGAACAACAGGAGAGCAGAAGGGATTCAATATGATGCTGCTGAAACTGTGGAACACAGCCTTAAAGATCTTCGGTCACGGAGGAAAACACTGGATAAGTCTAGTGTCCGGTACATTGAG GATATTGTTGCAGAAGTACAACATGCATTATATTTGAGTGTGTCGGAATTTAATGGCAATTTGGAAGATGAAAATGACTTGGAGTGTCTTATAGAGCAACAGTTTGAAACTCTGCAGAAAGCACTGAAGATACCCCATAAAGCCTCTGAAGCTCGTCTAATGGTATCAAAAAAGTTTCTAACACTTTTCAGGACTGGTAAACTTGGTCCTTTTATTCTTGATGATGTTCCTGACTCTTAA